A stretch of Besnoitia besnoiti strain Bb-Ger1 chromosome V, whole genome shotgun sequence DNA encodes these proteins:
- a CDS encoding hypothetical protein (encoded by transcript BESB_063170) — protein MCTCSWSSPQSLVWSYGYDKDLVGGVQSLGEECAPNKSLFFVSGTTGVIFTHDDSGTRTQKLLQGHVNAITGVVISSDKKRIVTADSGKDSLLVVWDAETATPVKTIFRPHPTGVAAVDITPDSRFIVSLSSPIPRELIVEADEEGTSQWAPGAPGSGDFAGPAGARRRAAEDDRRSDKREYRSGAPEASDRLAPETTANTERSSHSSLSFQSAEKTGRSTQSSQQGPDGSQPSARSSQPATNAAQTERTNQHTYQSVAVWDWRAPGNTPISVAVIATPDVQHTVLFNSTDVHEVLTNGKRRAFFWFWEETTDYFHFYSPALQAKDFKQKIGDFTRSIFLPNSTKAATGTADGDVVLWDLSLIVDGLSRPDERRAVRILNLSRAALTYLFVHEENWIVAGFADGTIHFYDFQFRISRWFDGINAGPVNSISFDYKPTTGSGFTLPGKKDVFPQSEDANIPPFIFSTANAAIVHVTPRAPSAGDGWLWKNQWNHETIFQGLDAAPRGMAAHPNLPLIAVCGASGYLKLWNYETHRLVVSHWFDKLAPTVVAFSGDGILMGVGFGNGQVKIYALSEERLRALARREDEAVDRRTLAATTKNTHATKNALKAATASTKKPVEAPAAADAGHEYDSGKSGAESAMVELLSSKESREAVTHFCFSEDCGHLAVAQGDRCICLYKLGYRMGDTSLPLEWLFSGLIISSATVIEQEAVPTGCLAVQPEDTTLAPMHGGILSCVEEVSYRYKTKKRQPASGLQDEGSRPPPEEEEVDQQFLAFACEERLVGLIQKPLDGNPYKVMSMVAHPREIPSFAVERLQSKINKDFVFTCGGTDFTICQWRLNPPVLMANAQRGGQGTQPFNDLIPGGVDGDFYRNMKDYFYYCQIRSQGERTTKSRKLDGTVPLTELANLLCAVGECPSNMDIQNLISECTSTLADTQPIASGATKRAFAKRQRKVSFEQFLQCYVNHRAAVSVGYEEVVSALRVLQKKNHNTPLTPEVLMHILSKTLCGTKSLAEALGSPVIDEDMFARQVLLLQPVRELCVDCDAGEES, from the exons ATGTGCACGTGCTCGTGGAGCTCTCCACAGTCTCTGGTTTGGAGCTACGGATATGACAAAGACTTGGTAGGGGGCGTGCAGAGTCTCGGAGAAGAATGCGCCCCGAACAAGTCCTTGTTCTTCGTCTCTGGAACAACAGGCGTGattttcacgcacgacgactCCGGCACGCGGACGCAAAAGCTCCTCCAAGGCCACGTCAACGCCATCACTGGCGTCGTGATTTCCAGCGATAAAAAACGAATCGTGACGGCAGACAGCGGGAAG GACAGCCTCCTCGTCGTATgggacgcagagacggcgacgccagtGAAAACAATATTCCGGCCCCATCCGACAG GGGTCGCAGCTGTGGACATCACGCCAGACAGCCGCTTCATcgtctcgctgtcttcgccgATTCCTCGCGAGCTTATCGTagaagcagacgaggaggggaCCTCGCAGTGGGCGCCCGGGGCTCCCGGCTCTGGGGACTTCGCAGGGCCCGCGGGggcccgcaggcgagcagcggaagacgacagGAGGAGCGACAAGAGAGAGtaccgcagcggcgctccggaggcgagcgacagacTCGCGCCTGAGACAACTGCCAACACAGAGAGGAGCAGTCACAGTTCGTTGAGTTTTCagagcgcggagaaaacggGGAGAAGCACGCAGTCCAGTCAGCAAGGGCCTGACGGGTCGCAGCCCTCCGCGCGATCCAGTCAGCCAGCCACGAACGCCGCACAAACTGAAAGAACGAATCAGCACACTTACCAAAGTGTAGCTGTGTGGGACTGGAGGGCCCCCGG AAACACTCCAATTAGCGTAGCGGTGATCGCCACGCCTGATGTGCAG CACACAGTTTTATTTAACAGCACAGATGTGCATGAAGTCTTAACAAATGGAAAGCGACGGGCGTTCTTCTGGTTTTGGGAAGAAACGACTGACTACTTCCACTTCTACTCGCCAGCGCTCCAAGCGAAAGACTTCAAACAGAAGATCGGAGATTTCACGAGGTCGATCTTTCTACCCAACTCAACGAAAGCCGCAACCG GCAcggccgacggcgacgtGGTGCTGTGGGACTTGAGTCTCATCGTGGATGG CCTCAGTCGACCcgacgagagacgcgcagtgCGAATCTTGAACTTGAGTCGAGCGGCCCTGACCTACCTGTTCGTCCACGAAGAGAACTGGATCGTCGCTGGGTTCGCCGACGGCACTATCCA CTTCTACGACTTCCAGTTCCGCATCTCACGGTGGTTCGACGGGATCAACGCG GGTCCGGTGAACTCGATTTCGTTCGATTACAAGCCTACAACAGGTAGCGGCTTCACTTTGCCT GGCAAGAAGGACGTCTTCCCGCAGAGCGAAGATGCCAACATTCCTCCGTTCATCTTCTCCACCGCGAACGCGGCGATCGTGCATGTGACACCGCGCGCAccctctgcaggcgacggctgGCTGTGGAAGAATCAGTGGAA CCACGAAACGATTTTTCAAGGCCTGGACGCCGCGCCCCGAGGCATGGCCGCCCACCCCAATTTACCGTTGAtcgcggtctgcggcgcttctg GCTACCTCAAACTGTGGAACTACGAAACCCACCGCCTGGTcgtcagccactggttcGATAAGCTCGCACCGACC gtcgtcgccttctctggcGACGGGATACTCATGGGAGTTGGATTCGGCAACGGCCAAGTGAAGATTTATGCCCTGAGCGAGGAGCGCTTGCGTGCACTCGCTCGGCGCGAAGATGAAGCTGTCGACAGGCGAACTCTTGCCGCAACGacaaaaaacacacacgccACGAAAAATGCATTgaaagcggcgacggcctccaCCAAGAAACCTGTGGAAGCCCCCGCggcagcagatgcaggcCACGAATATGACTCAGGAAAGTCTGGAGCAGAGTCCGCCATGGTCGAGCTTTTGAGCAGTAAGGAGTCCAGGGAAGCTGTGACGCAT TTTTGCTTCAGCGAAGACTGCGGTCACCTTGCCGTAGCTCAAGGCGACAGGTGCATCTGTCTGTACAA GCTCGGCTACCGCATGGGAGACACCTCGCTCCCGCTAGAATGGCTGTTTTCAG GTCTGATCATCAGTTCCGCGACGGTGATTGAACAGGAGGCGGTGCCTACGGGATGCCTAGCTGTTCAGCCTGAAGAT ACTACCCTTGCCCCAATGCACGGCGGCATCTTGAGTTGCGTAGAAGAGGTATCCTATCGGTACAAAACGAAGAAGCGCCAACCAGCGTCCGGTCTTCAAGACGAGGGAAGCCGCCCGCCTcccgaagaggaagaagttGACCA GCAGTTCTTGGCGTTTGCATGCGAAGAGAGGCTTGTTGGACTTATTCAGAAGCCTCTAGATGG AAATCCGTACAAAGTGATGAGCATGGTAGCTCACCCGAGAGAGATCCCCTCGTTCGCAGTAGAGCGCCTACAATCGAAGATAAACAAGGACTTTGTGTTCACTTGTGGAGGAACGGATTTCACTATCTGCCAGTGGAGACTCAACCCGCCCGTGCTGATGGCCAACGCACAGAGAG GCGGCCAAGGCACTCAGCCGTTCAACGACCTCATTCCTGGCGGCGTGGAT GGGGACTTCTATCGAAACATGAAAGACTACTTCTACTATTGCCAGATTCGATCCCAAGGAGAGCGCACGACAAAGAGTCGCAAGCTTGACGGCACCGTGCCTCTGACAGAACTCGCAAACTTGTTGTGTGCAGTGGGAGAGTGTCCTTCGAACATGGACATTCAGAATCTCATAAGTGAATGCACAAGCACTCTAGCTGACACCCAGCCTATCGCTTCAGGGGCGACGAAGCGTGCCTTTGCAAAGCGGCAGCGTAAAGTTTCTTTTGAGCAATTTCTTCAGTGTTACGTGAACCATCGGGCTGCTGTCAGCGTCGGCTACGAAGAAGTCGTCAGTGCCCTTCGCGTGCTTCAAAAGAAGAACCACAACACGCCCTTAACTCCGGAGGTGCTCATGCACATTCTTTCCAAG ACGCTCTGTGGCACGAAATCTCTGGCCGAAGCGCTCGGAAGTCCGGTTATCGACGAAGACATGTTTGCACGACAAGTTTTGCTTCTTCAGCCCGTCCGCGAGCTCTGCGTCGACTGCGACGCGGGTGAAGAAAGCTGA